gtaaTCCCCACTCAGTCTCATCtaaagtaaagcaaaataaacctgcgtgcaaaaaagaaaaagtgtaagTATTCTGATTACTTGAATATGGGGAAAGGATTGTTGGTATTTTGATTTATTATCCCAAAGGTACATTAAAATAACTGTTAGATAATAAATGTAAGTACAAAATGAAGTATCTCAAGGAAGGGTGTATTTATTAAGTAGTAGCAATCAGAATGATTTAATGGGATGCAGCTCAAGGATGTATTGTTTTGGGTGGCTGATAGCCTTCAATTTAAGTTTTAATCAAAAGAAGTGCTTTAGATGTGGCAATAGACAGTGAAGCCATCTGCCATCTTTAGAGTATTGTGCGTGTGCATATTTGTATGCGTTAACTTACAGGCATGTGTGTGAACACTGTAACAGAATGCATTTGCTCTGTGTTCACACATACTGCACACACATATAATGTGCGTGTATAGTAATCTAATCTTGTTATATTGTCAGTGATGGGAAGAGATATTTTTGATTGTACCTGAAATTTGCTATAATTATACAAGAATATATAGCTAAATCTAGTTATTACTAACCTCATAAAAAGGGTGACATATCTTTTTAAGTTATGTGTATACTTTGGTGCTTTGCTGAGCCAAGCTCAGAATGCTTGAAGCCCCGAATTAAAATGGTAATAGTAGCCTAAAACCGACTGGGAGCTATGTGGGTCATAAGGAAGTGGACAGGATTCAGAAAATTCAAGAAAGAAAGTACAAATCTTCACTATAACATGTGATACCAAAACTTTCAAAGGTCTTTAGTACTAGCTACAGTGCAGGGAGCACCTGATTTAAAGGAAGGAGTATTTTGAAACAGTAGGCAGACTTCCAACAACCTATGTGGATACTAGGAATGCctttaaatattcatatttttcttgcagTCACCTACAGCTATGATAATACTTAGCTATAATATTTGTGATTTTAGAAATTAATCCCTAATTCAATTATACTTTTCGCTTGTCCTCAGTGGGACcaaaatttaattcaaaatacagGCTTTATTAGTTGAGAGGTTCTACTCTCTAATCCTAAAAAGGTTTCAAAATCTCAATTGGCATAAACTAGAAGGAATCTTAGTCTCTATAAAATGATTCAGAGTTCTGTATATCAAGAGCATGTAGATTCATGATTATGGTTAATAGATTTCCAAAGGCACAGGTATTATGCATACTATTTATACTGTGAACTCTCTGATTAGTGTCTATGCATTTCAATGTAAAAACCAATGTCAGGTCTCTCGTCTGTAAGAATTGTTTGCCTGGACACTCACTCTCATATTCTGGACCCCAGCctttgtcctggcactgggaCACGTGTGCAGGAGGTGAAGTCAAGCTCCTAATCCAAGCTCCCTCTGTAGAATCATTTTTGAAGGCATTTACTTCTTCCATactccaaaataaaacatgaaaaagtttTGTCCAAGGCTAAATTCCTCTCCTGAACACGTAAGTTACAGCCTCAACATGGGATTTCCAGGAGAGTGGTCCTGCCCTGTTCCAGGCTTCCAGGTGTGCAAAAACCACCAGCCAGGTCTTCAAACCACTGCAGTCCACACATTTGGCCTCTGTGGTTATACTGGCTCCAGTCTTCTAGGCTCTCCAGGTCGTGACTGGAGAAAAATTGCCCTCTAGAGGATGATGCAAAATATCTGAGATCCTGGCTGAGTCACCCTTAAAGGAAGAGGCAGCTTAAGAATTAGCCTAAAATCAGATGATGTGGAAGGATAATGTCCACAATCGACTTCAAAATCCTTCCTCTCCTACTTTGAAGAAATTGACTTTCACGGGAAGGAGGAACTTTGGCTGGCACTTGCAAAAGGCAGTAATAGCATGCAGTAAAGCATATATAACAATACCAAAGCACTGTTGACTCTGTAACAACTTCCAGTGGTGTGGAGTGAGTGATGGGCTGCATCCAAAATGTCATTCCCTCTTCAGCATGGGATGATTTGCTCCTCTTTATTcggagaggaagaaaaggaacacTAAGATTTATTCTGTAGCTGCCCTTGCCACAAAGTTAGGCACTTTATTTCAcgcttctttaaaaaaaaaaagtatagctTGCAAAAGTGATaggttgttgtggtttaagcccagccagcaactaagcaccacggaGCTGCTCACTCGCTTCACCGCCCaccaatgggatgggggagagaatcggagggaaaaagataaaactcgtgggttgagataagaacagtttaataggacagaaaggaagaaaataataataataacaacaataataaaatgacaataataatattaaaagaattggaatatacaaaacaagtgatgcacaatgcaattgctcaccactcactgaccgatgcccagttagttcccgagcagtgatccccccaggccaactccccccagtttatatagtgggcatgacgtcacacggtatggaatgcccctttggccagtttgggtcagctgtcctggctgtgtcccctccaaacttgtgcccctccagccttcttgctggctgagcaggagaagctgaaaaatccttgacttcttAGTGTTTAgactactcagcaacaactgaaaacatcagtgtgttatcaacattcttctcatacgaaacccaaaacataacactgtaccagctactagaaagaaaattaactctatcccagccaaaaccaggacatatgTAAATCAAAACCTCTACTGTAAAGTGGCAGGATGCTTTTGTTAACAAAAGGCACGTATCTATAGAGTTGTGCACTTTTCTTCACTGTGGTCCTTGTGCTTCgaggttttcttctccttcagccTTTTCCCAGAGGACCACTGGGTGAGAGGCCCCCTCAGGGGTGTGGGAAAAAGTTAGGCACAGAATGGGAAGTAATCAGATTGTAGCAGCTCAGATAAAAGGGAAGGTGCCAAAACAGAGGAGGGCCCTAGCACCAACCCAAACTTTTCTACAGTCAGTGGATCGGCCTTCAGGCATCAGGGCTGCGGGGGCTGTGGTGGTACGAGGAGCATCCTCTGGCAGGCTGCACGCAGGAACGGAGGCAGAGTCAGCGTGGGGGCTACAGGTCAAATTGGTGCTTGCATTGTAAACTGAGAATGAGCGTGACTTTTGCCCCTAAGTCAAAACCACTTCAAGCCTCACCATTCGGAGTAAAATCACATTTTCCCCATAGTGGGAGGCTGTGTTGAGATGTTGAACAAAAGGTTTTATAAGAAGAGTCTAAGGGAAACTACATTTCTTAAGACTCGCTGCATTGCTTTCAAGTCTTGCCAGTTTAGGGccattccttctctcttctttctcatcagaaacaacaacaagaaaaaaacagttcagattttcagctttcaaatgtGAAAACATTTGAGTTTCCTGGTCCTTCAAAAACTGTTCAACTCTGCAGAATGAAAAAGCATTGCTAGAAGTGCGTATTCCAAATCCAATGCGTCATCTGGTAGGATAGATCCTGtcaaaacaatagaaaaaacTAAGATTacctcatttattttcaagcattttttttttctttaggaagagAACATTCTTAAAGAAATCAGTCATTAAGAAAACTGCTCCCAACCCCCTTTTCTCCTGTAGCCAAGCAAGACTTGCCCACACCGTGAGTACACTTGCTGCATGCTGGTGACTGACCCAGCTCCTTCCCAGGGGAAACCTGGAATGTGGAGACTGCGGCTCTCGGGGACGTGGGATGGGATTTGGCTCTAGCAGTGCGGCCGGTACCGCTGGCTGCAGTCTGCCCTGCTTCTCTCCCATGTTTTCTGGGGGAGAAGCACCCTCCTTCACTGCGTGGAGTTCAACCCCACCGTAGCCGTAGTTCTCatgcagcagtgctggctggGCCCCTTACCCCCCACCTTGGTACTGGGCAGGTGCTTGGGAGGAGATGATAAACTGGTGGGAGTGTTTAGGACtccctggggcagagggagggataAGAACCCCAGCCTTCAGCTGAAGCAGTGTTGTGGAAGAACCAGTTGAATGTCATAGAATCAAGGAGGTGGGAATTAGGGGACCACAAAGTCAATGCTTGAGGGAGGAGGGAATGGCTATTTTATTAGCAAGTACTTAGGGGCTTGGGTACCATCCCTTTGCCTTTGCCCTCACATGGGTGAGTGGGTTCTCCTGCTCTTGAGGGCAGAAAATATCTTCAGACCTCAGTGATATGTAGATTCTTCTGCTTGTCTTAGTTGGGAAGGACTTCTGATTTGACTAGCAGTTTGACTGATTTAAACTCCTCTGCCTCCATGATGAAGCAGTGGTGTCGGAGATGAGCAGTCATGCTGCCACTGCGCTTTGGGTACCCAGCGTGGTCTCCTCGTGCAGAAGTTGCCCTTGTTTCCTCCACTGCCACAGGTTGTGCTTTCCTTACTGCATATCATTTCTGCatccttctgtttctctgctgcatTTGCTGCTCCCAGTTTGGTTGTGAGAAAaggtatttctaaaaataatgcCTGTGCTCCACTTTATTTCTCCCTTAGAAATTGTTGGTGCAAGGCCGGTGTCCTCAGAGAAACCTGAGCTTTATGCTTTCCCCTGCCATTCTCTTATTGCTCCCACTGCCCCCTCAGAGTTAGAAACAAACAGGAATTAACTCGGTAAGCCAAGGGCTAGGATTTGCATTCACTGTTTGAAAGTAGACAccttctgcagagaaagagaagtggATGAAGGCTATTTCTCCTCTGTGTGCAACACAAGGCCTGGTTCAAGATGACTGAAGACTTCATTGTTTAATGCGTCCCGACCATGTGGTTATAAGTGGCTTATCCCAGGATGAGGAAAGTGAGGTAGCTAAACCTCTTGGATGCTTCTCTGGCTGGGGACCTCACCCTCAAGCACATCTGATGCTTGCAGACAGCAGCCGTCTGCTGCGGGAGCGTCGCGCCCACCCACGAGGATTAGAGCCTTTCCCTGGCAGAGCCTTCTCGAGTGTGAGTTTCTGCGGGCAAACTGAAGCAGAGGGGTTTTTGACATAAAGggtgtgggggttttggggagtGAGGTGGGCGGGTAGTTCATCTCAAAGGCCTTAATATTAGTGTCAGGCTTTTTTCACTTCCTAACACCTATCCACGCTCGGATGTGCTGCTGCATCTCCGCAGTGGGGATAGCCACGGAGCTGCAAAGGGTCCCCAaaatgggctgcagggggggtgGGCAGGTGCCTGGCCGGTGCTGGAGAGAAGGAGATCGCGGCGTGCTGACTGACCTGGTAGTGTTTGCCACGGCTTTCAGGCAAATACCTACTTCTCTGGAAGCCCGTTGCTTCCACCAGCAAATGAAAAGGACTCTCCATAACGCTTGCCTGTCAGGGCTCCCGTACTGAAAGGAGTGATGTACGTGTCGGGCGCTCAGCACCACGTGTGTCCGTGGGTAGTCAGCTCTGTCCACCCACGGCTCGTTTCCCTGGCACGTGgtgctcccagcagctcagccccatctACTGCTCAGCCCTGCTGACAAGCCACGAGCCTATTAATTCCTATTGTGGGCTATTAATTCCTTTACACGTGGGAGGCAGGTCGTAGTCTTTGACGCCTTTGTTTTCTGCGCATTGCTGTGCACGTACCTGAAGGCAGGTGTGAGACAGGAGACAGCAGCCTCCTTGCAGAGCAGATCTGGAGATAATTCGGTGTACGCTTTAGGGTTCTTCTAAACCAGCATCTATGTGATCCGCCGCTGGGTGTTTTGAAGGTGAGAGCTCAGTGGCCTGGTTTACGCTGCTCATGGAGAGTGGTTTGGGAACTGCCTCCTGTATGCCTGCCTGCTGGGTTGCTTGCAGGCAACCGGTATGAAAAGACTTGGCAGCGTACCAGACAACTAAGGGCCAGAGCCCTCGCAACATGGATGCCATGAATGCATCTGCAGAGAGAAAACGGTCTGGCTGTCGGCTCTGGAGCTGCTTTTGAGCTGAGGTCTTCGGTTTCCGCCGTTGGTTCAGGCAGGTGAACTTCTGCGTGATCTGGAGGATACTTTCCTGTCATACCTTAGGCTAAACGTGTGTGGTGTCTGGAGAAAGAGCAGTTTGGTTTAGAGGGCAATGCTGGGGCCCTCCTCAGAGGGcagtccctgctgctggagggacGGTGGTAGGGCAGGAGACTCGGAGAATGCTCCATGTCAGGGCAAAGATTTGATGGCAGCTCATGTAGACTTATGGTTAGACACAAGCGATGTTTAAACCAACTAACTCAACCTCTCGCTTTCCACGGTGACGTGATTGCCTGGAGGTCAGCACAAGCTAGTTGCAGGCCATGCTTTTGTGATTTTTGAGCTACACAGGGGCTGGTTACGTGTGCTGCAATCCTCTCTCTTTCATGGGTGTTGGCTCCGAGGAACCCAGCTCCTACCACAGCCCATGTCGTAAGTACACCAAGAGACGGTGATATCTTACGCCAGGAAAATCTGAGACCGTGGCTCTCAGGGCGTGTGGAAGTTCATGTGGCTCCTATggtggttttggaaaaaagctggagctgcccctgccctcaGAGCTGAGCTACAGGACAGAGCTAAAAGTTGCTGGCactggctgctgtggctgtCCTGGGTCTCGGTGACTGCccctgctctgctttgcatCGACGGTGTGCCTGGCTCCGGGCCAGCTCAGCCACCTCTGCTTTGCAAGGGGAGATGCAGATGAACCCACTTGGTTGTGGCCTTACAAAGCAGTGAGCCAGAGACCCAGCCAGCCTGTATGtcagggatgctgggggacTCTGATGATACACGCTTCTCGGAGATAGCGGCAGCGTTCAGCAGTCTCTGAAGTGAGTGGTTTTGTCTTGGCACAAACTTGCTCCAGTTTCAGGAGAAATGCCTTTGCAAGGGGTCAGGTGAGAGCTGAACCCAGTCTGAGCAAGAGCTATCAGAAGAGGTTTCTTTATCATAGTatattaaaggagaaaatgcgTCCTCGGACTGGACACAATGCACTTGTCCAACAGTAAGGTCCTCATGCTTGTCTAGCCATCTGTGGTGGAGGGAATATTGGTGTTAAAagttgatttggtttttttaaatgtctaccTCCATGAAGATTTTAGCCACTGTATTTATGTTGTTCTGGTCACAGGTTTTAGACCCGCAGCaagtttttctgtgctttcaatATTCACTGTCTGTCTTTCCTGATATTCACTGACGGATGACCAATGTTGATGCTCgaaatgctgcatttcaccAGCTCTGCCCCGGGGATTCCTTCCCTCTcgcctctctccctcttcatCTCCCCCCTGCCTGTGCTGCGGACCTGCCTCCCCCGTTTTCCACCCCCTCCAAGACATGCCTGGGGCAGGGGTCCCTCTCACCTCAcccctgctgctgtccccaaaATAGCTGCTGTCCCCAAAATAGCTGCTGTCCCCAAAACAGACGCAGAGGCTTAGGAAAGAAATGCCAGGGCTCAAGGTTTCTgaaggaggcagggagagaaagggcAGCAGATGCTGAAGTCATTAGGTGAGCAGATGCAGGGAAATAATGATATTCCAGAAAGGCCTCTCACCcaccaaaaaacctgaaatgccTGAAGCTGTGAGTCTTGAGGCTGAAAGTGCTGGAGCAGCATATCTAGTACTTTGTTAAATTGACCAGTTTATTAGCAGTGTTTAAAAATGatctcttttctttatttgcaaaagCCCATGAACagtaaattatggaaaaaagtgGGCCTTCAAAAAACAGCTGTAAGTGATTagacaaaacaataaaagaagtTACTTGATGCTGTCTCTtctgtctgcagggctgttagAAGTATTTGCCTGACCTACTGCTAATACGCAGAGATTATTTTCATACCAATCCCTCTGTAAATTATCTGACAGCAAAACTGAGCTTTGCCCTGCTTAATGTATATCAAGCGAACTGATGCAGGAAATGCGCACTGTGTGGTCTGCCCTGCATCCAGataagagctgaagaaaaatcaGGGTGTGGATGGATTGTTTGCCCAGAGATCAGAAGGAGCACGCACGGTCTCTAAATATCGGAAATAGGAGACTGCGTGGGTCTCCCCATTTGCAACATCGCTCCTCGGGGACAAACTGTGCCGTGGGGATGACCTGGCAGAACTCAGACCTCATTTCTGGAAGTGGTGCGTGGGCATTAACCCCAAATGACCAGTGCAGGGTaaggctctgcagagatgctTCTCTTAGCCGTGGAGGTGGTAGGATGAGGAGGAGCGAGGCTGTGCCTCCAAAGCCTGCTCAGGGACCGTCGTATTGTCTCGCTACTCCTGACATGCTCTGAGCTGAGAGGGCAGCCTGCTGTGTAATGGCAGAATGACCGGTCTGTCCTGAATGAGCCGAAGTGCTAATTCCTTTATTTTACCAAAATTGTTGTTCTGCTATTAGCCCTCTGATAGAAAGCTGCTGGCAAAGTGCATCCAACTAAAGTTCTTGCAGTCTTTTGCTGTCTCCCTTGGATTTCACGTCCTCAGGGGCTGAACAACCTCTCTGGTTGTGcaggttctgctgctgctctccccctgccaaacctctctctctgctggcCGCCGGTCAGGGCGCTGCAGCCTCCCCACtctgctgccgccgccgctttCGTGAAGGGCTGTTTGCTTGCACTTGCGCGTGATTAAAAATCTCATACTTGGGAATGGCAGGCTGAGGTTTTAGCAGAAACTGGGAATTAAATCTGTTTACAGGCAGCTTGGGAGGAGGGGACGCTTCTGCGTCTCTGCCTTTACCTGTGATTCACTGCGCTGggaacaaatggaaaataaaagggtCGAGACAGCCTGGAGGGGGAAGAACAGAACAGATGCTAAAGAGAAGCCTTTTCTGCACAGTGTGGTAGGGGAAGCAGACCTAACTTTCAGGAGAGCATGTATTAATCAAAATGAAGTCGGTGATTACTGCTCAGACTGAAAAAGGTGATTTCTTTCACCACAGTTGCAGAGAAAATGGTGTTGGGCTAAGAGGGGTTGCATTGTAATTTTAAGCCAAATAAGGCTAGAAGAGGGGCAAGAAATAAGGTGAGCAGGAAGAAACTGAGCATCAAGAAGCGTCTTGAGCAGGGAGGTCAGAGGGTTGGAAAAAGAAGACCTTGGCTGCTTAAGCCATATTTTATTTGCACTAGGATGGCCACTAATGTGCCCTTTGGAAAGGTGATGGGAGCCAGTGTCAGGAGGGGAAGTCCCAGGCAGTCCCAGAGTGGAGCGTGTGTTGCAATTTGGTGgagatgggaaaaggaaaaaagatataCGGCAGGGAAATGATACGTGCAGGGACAGATTGCCCTCAGCCTCACTGGGAAGTTCCCAgggagcctggctgcccctcaCTGCTCCCCGGCTGGAGACCAGATCACAGGCATTTTCCATGAGGACAGCAGAAAGCACATCTCCACTGCTCTTTTGCTGATGCTTCAGTTCCTGCACCGAAGAATGAAGGTGTTAAAACATTACAAGGAAATggatttgaaaatgtttctaacATGTCTTAACCTTTCCAGTATGTGGCTTCTTAACAGTAACAGCGTAATTTTCTGCTCAGTATTTTTACAAAAGCCCTGTGTGGCACTGATTCTCTGCTGTGAAGGATTGCAGCCTCCGGAGGTCTCAATTCTGGAAAAGCTCTAAGCAACTGAAACAAGGGTTTAATGGGATGAAATGTGTGTGGCAACGTTAGCCATGACAGCGTAACcaactttgctgctgctgctaaatcCCAAATGCATTTCCTATGCCAGAAAGCTTCAGTCAGAtccttgagggttttttttttttcccctaacacCTGGGTAATGCCATGCATGACTCATCCTCTCTCGTACTGTCAAAGCATGTGCAGTTCTGCAAGAGTGATGCGCAATGCAACAGAGTGCCTGGTGCTTGGAGCAGCTCTATTCATTACcttttgggtcagctgtcctccGACCAAAAATTTAGCAACGCCTACACACGGGTATCTACATGTAGGGTGTGTTTTAAGGAGAACTGTATACCCATACAGCTACTTTGGGTAAACAAGCCCAAcctgtgctttcttttccagctggatTTTCAGTCAATCTTCCAGTAAAGCGTTAACAAAATGTAAGTGGAGAGAAGGGACTCGGTAATAGCTACAGGAGCCCTCACTCTCATCTCCTTTGGTGAACTTCACTGTAAAACTTAAAATGTCACATTTCCTCCATGcacaatttttaattaaaaactctCCATTGAAAAGGTCATGACAGTTTGACTCTCTGCTGCCCACACACCGATAgcccaacagcagcaaaacctaAACGAAATTCTTCCCAACCTGAAAAGAAAGCGCTGAGGACCCTCTCTACCTGGAATAACTAACGAATGGCAGCAGTGACAGCCTGTCCCTGCGTCCCAGTCCTGCCACATGCCTTGTGAGTAATTGCTACCCATCACCCCTGTTCTTGCTGGCTTTCTTGATAAATAATACACAGCTCTTCACCTTGGCAGACTTCtcatcttttcctctttagCACTGCTTCATCTGCTTCTCCTCTAAGATTACaatcttatttttaagcatGGGGTGCAATGTGCTTTTGCACTTCTAATATGTGGGTGCCTGTGAATTGTCAGATGCACCAAAACCTACTTCGTTTCATTCTCTGTAATCATGTGCATGTGATGAGCTCTTGCTTGTCCATCTTTTTGGACACCGCAATTGCGTTGCTAAGATAGGCActttctttgcagaagaaaattttatttccgATGCTGTTGTCAGCCATGATAATTATTGCAGATTCAGCTGAAACTTCGAAACATGTATGTTCCGGTTTATTTAAGTTGTTGAAGTATGAACTGACTCACAGACCACAAAATGCTTtatcagcaaaggaaaaagcacacCTGTTACCATGTATCTGTTGTTAGTGTGCTGCAATCTTTTTGATTCCTTGCTTGTGAAAGCTGAAAACACAAACTGCCTTAAGAGATTGGTGAGTTTCAACTGCCAATTTCTCctttcaaactgaaatactAAGTTTACAGATAAACCTATTATTTGACTAGAAAGAGACTTTGCACGAAATCCATGGTTGGCTCACGCCTAGAATTTTATTCAATCCATTCAAAAAAATAGACAGAACTATAAGGTGGCACATATTGTCAGAGAGTACAAATGTCACATCTTTCTTTATACAGTTTAATTTAAATCCATAGATTAAGATAGTGAAATAATTGCCCTGGGTGGGAAAATAATTAAGGGTCTTCCATGAAAGGACAAGTCTTCAGGTAAGCGTTTACACAAATGTATCTGGTTAAGCATAACTTTTTCTATCctctataaaaatataaacagcatttcaaaatgtctttagATAAGTACGTTAAGGTCATCTAACATGGCATTAATGTACTGACAGAATATGGGGCCTGGGCATGTCAAACCACATTTAGTAATCCATACTcagccaaaatgaaaacattttgtgtgaGCTTCAAACATAGTACAATATAACGAAAGAAACAGTATCAAACCAAAGATACACAAGTATGATGATCCTCCTCCCATATGAACTGCTtatctttgttttgtgttttttgttaaTATGGCAATGACTAAGACAAAAGTGGGTTTTGCACAGGCTAATTGTAACTCAGGATCAAGTATAACTTGTCTTTCCCAGAAAGTAACATTGCTGGGAAGTGACGTGCACCAGGATCAAATTAAGGGCGCTCACTGTTGCGTATGTTTTACCTGTGCAGTATTACTTTGATACAGACTGTAGCATGTGACAGAAGGACAAGTGCAAATTACAAGGGCAGAATCTTGGCTTCCCAGACAGCAGAACCAGGCAGTAAGactaaacagtatttttaaaggcaagaagaaaattaaacaaaaagctGACTCATCTAAACTTTAAACAGTGGGATGTAGGGTGTTCCTGGTATGGCTGTCATAAACACACCCTATGTTTTCCAGGGATGCAATCTGATAAGCTAAACACCTAATTGTTGTTGCAAGGACTTATTGGATCAACACAGACTAAAATGTTCGAATATACTGAATATATTGGTCACAGGTCTAATCACataatttcccttttcccaATCCTAAATTTGTATTGGAGCAGCTTTCCCATCAGctgtgtgtttgtacagcagAGCACTCGATGTTGTAATTCACTAGCACGTATGCCAACAACAGCTGATATTTTCCAGTTAAAGTGATCTACaagtgagaaacaaaacccGGGGTCAGGTTTCAGATAAAGGTTGGACATTTTGAACTTTGGACAAAGTGACAGGTATCTTTGATTCTCCCGGTGCTGGCGCTTTTGTGACTGGGTTTGCATGGGCTTTTATATCAGCTATTCTCTCTTTAAATCTTTGCTGGAGgtacttttcttctttggagTAACTTTTAGCAAACGCAGACATCAGCAGACATGCTGCCACAGTGGACCCTCCAACACAAAACAAGATTGCTCCTGCCAGCTTGCATATATCAAGGGACCCATTAAACTGAATGGCACGGGTATCCACCACAACAAAATCATCTTTCCCAAGAGCTTCAATTTTCGGTGGCACAAGAAAACCCACTACAAGAACTGTTAAACCTATCAGCATAAAAGCCGTCCCAGAGATGAGTCCGacctggaaaacaaagaaacaaaaacccaatTAATATGCCTTTCCAGTTTTTAGTTGGTAAGTGGTCCTAGGAGGCATTTAGCTTTCGCAGTGTCTTGCAGGTACAGTTCTCTCTTCTAGGAGAAggctgatatttttcttttaggtcATATGTGGCCTTACTAGAACTGAAATATATGGAGAAACTGTCTTTTTACAACTCATATAATTCAGTTTTGACATTTCTGGAAACTCTCCAATATGCATCTATATGTCTAAAGAGCGTTTCATGTTCAAAGGCCCCATCACAGAGAGGATCACAGTTTAACCCCAGTGCTGTGTGACCAATTATTTCTTTAGCTTTAGGTGGTGGTTAGCACCAACAGTTCAGTCCCTGGTGTCATATCCACCACTTGCTTTTACTCCATGAAATGTCATTCCTTTGCAGGGATTAGAAGGAAGATGCTATTGCCATGAACAGATCACAGAATACTTCTAGCACATTTCAAGTGTAAGTGCAAAATTTGGTTCACACAGAATGGCCCTGCCGTCAaagcagaggggttggactagatagCCTCAGAGGCCCCTTCTGACTTCTGGTGTTCTTCAGGTCTGTCAGCTTCACCAACCTTAATAGACATCTTGCTGTTTTCTCGATCCCTAGGTCACACAGTCCCAGAGTTACTGCTGTTAACCTACCAGTCCTATTCCCAATAACCTGGCAGGACTATTGTGGGTGCAGAGGTCAACTACACTTTCCAGCTATGGGTGGGGTTTCCCAGACAAGACTTTGATGTTTCAGTGACATG
The genomic region above belongs to Buteo buteo chromosome 20, bButBut1.hap1.1, whole genome shotgun sequence and contains:
- the NRSN1 gene encoding neurensin-1 isoform X2 → MSSYADICGSKHAQGSTEGGYQRYGVRSYLHQFYEDCTASIWEYEDDFQIQRSPSRWSSAFWKVGLISGTAFMLIGLTVLVVGFLVPPKIEALGKDDFVVVDTRAIQFNGSLDICKLAGAILFCVGGSTVAACLLMSAFAKSYSKEEKYLQQRFKERIADIKAHANPVTKAPAPGESKIPVTLSKVQNVQPLSET
- the NRSN1 gene encoding neurensin-1 isoform X1: MLYLQQRVGRMSSYADICGSKHAQGSTEGGYQRYGVRSYLHQFYEDCTASIWEYEDDFQIQRSPSRWSSAFWKVGLISGTAFMLIGLTVLVVGFLVPPKIEALGKDDFVVVDTRAIQFNGSLDICKLAGAILFCVGGSTVAACLLMSAFAKSYSKEEKYLQQRFKERIADIKAHANPVTKAPAPGESKIPVTLSKVQNVQPLSET